A stretch of the Halorussus vallis genome encodes the following:
- a CDS encoding arylsulfotransferase family protein translates to MPKEWNTRLTRPWVVRGVVLLVIVSLLAPSAVSALTYEPTNLQKGTIEQPADGTTVISIQGFKFRGKANGKKPARLVGVGPRGNVEWVYNGTQDDVTWFYDVDPLPSRNLLVTATQRGKTVVYSLNPKTQEKAWTETFEGVHDTHDVDLINGDQLLVANMRNYNAEKKVNEDRIFIYDRSENETVWEWQFRKHTNFTRQQGHKYAGDHDDWTHVNDVDKIAEGQYLISPRNMDQVMVINRSTKNVDMRLGSDNNYEVMNEQHNPQYMESQNGTPTILVADSHNDRVVEYAKRNGDWKRTWQLGSQQSLNWPRDADRLPNGNTLVVDSNNHRVFEVTPKGEIVWEFYAPWAPYDVERMNLADEANGTGPTIADQNAEGTYKITGSAGITPGTGQRLTFSQWLSAAFAGTPLDGPASELAAQWSKIAPWVRPVWMGPWDFVAAIGAGLLLVGWVLGEGIYNRRRIKNGVRRRLA, encoded by the coding sequence ATGCCGAAAGAGTGGAACACGCGCCTCACGCGGCCTTGGGTGGTCCGCGGCGTGGTGCTGTTGGTCATCGTCTCGCTGCTCGCGCCCTCCGCCGTCTCCGCGCTCACGTACGAACCCACGAACCTCCAGAAAGGAACGATAGAACAGCCGGCCGACGGAACGACGGTCATCTCGATTCAGGGATTCAAGTTCCGCGGGAAGGCCAACGGGAAGAAGCCCGCCCGCCTCGTCGGGGTCGGTCCCCGCGGCAACGTCGAGTGGGTGTACAACGGAACCCAGGACGACGTGACCTGGTTCTACGACGTCGACCCGCTACCGAGCAGGAACCTGCTGGTCACCGCGACCCAGCGCGGCAAGACCGTGGTCTACTCGCTGAACCCGAAGACCCAGGAGAAGGCCTGGACCGAGACGTTCGAGGGCGTCCACGACACCCACGACGTCGACCTCATCAACGGCGACCAGTTGCTCGTGGCGAACATGCGCAACTACAACGCCGAGAAGAAGGTCAACGAGGACCGCATCTTCATCTACGACCGGAGCGAGAACGAGACCGTCTGGGAGTGGCAGTTCCGCAAGCACACCAACTTCACTCGCCAGCAGGGTCACAAGTACGCCGGCGACCACGACGACTGGACCCACGTCAATGACGTCGACAAGATCGCCGAGGGCCAGTACCTCATCTCGCCGCGCAACATGGACCAGGTGATGGTCATCAACCGCTCGACCAAGAACGTCGACATGCGCCTGGGGAGCGACAACAACTACGAGGTGATGAACGAACAGCACAACCCCCAGTACATGGAGAGCCAGAACGGCACGCCCACCATCCTGGTCGCCGACAGCCACAACGACCGCGTCGTCGAGTACGCCAAGCGGAACGGCGACTGGAAACGGACCTGGCAACTCGGCTCCCAGCAGAGCCTCAACTGGCCCCGGGACGCCGACCGCCTGCCGAACGGTAACACGCTCGTCGTGGACTCGAACAACCACCGCGTGTTCGAGGTCACCCCGAAGGGCGAGATCGTCTGGGAGTTCTACGCGCCCTGGGCGCCCTACGACGTCGAGCGCATGAACCTCGCCGACGAGGCCAACGGCACCGGCCCGACCATCGCCGACCAGAACGCCGAGGGCACCTACAAGATTACGGGGAGCGCGGGCATCACGCCCGGCACCGGCCAGCGACTGACGTTCTCCCAGTGGCTCTCGGCCGCGTTCGCCGGCACGCCCCTCGACGGCCCGGCCAGCGAACTCGCCGCCCAGTGGTCGAAGATCGCGCCGTGGGTCCGTCCGGTGTGGATGGGTCCGTGGGACTTCGTGGCCGCCATCGGTGCCGGCCTACTGCTGGTCGGCTGGGTGCTCGGCGAGGGCATCTACAACCGCAGACGAATCAAGAACGGCGTCCGTCGGCGACTCGCCTGA